In Gopherus flavomarginatus isolate rGopFla2 chromosome 1, rGopFla2.mat.asm, whole genome shotgun sequence, a single genomic region encodes these proteins:
- the PEX26 gene encoding peroxisome assembly protein 26, producing the protein MKNDLPVSSAGLGGPAGFLRSSEPLSLSPVPAPATSLLEEAADLLVVHLDFAAALDRCERGCESLASDPDCESSAEVKCSLCIVGIQALAEMNRWREVLSWVLQYYQVPERLPPKILELCILLYSTVKEPHVMLEVDSYWLRDLTNQSLPSYGTLMELHLLHVLLPLGQFVEAEELVQGCDALNKEQQLEALRTINERRYQWVQQEETQSAPEEQPATAREKLLSSVSRKLLTILTVLRRALGSMSSHFCSSPYKKMLLAALIVCLVVVRLDPAAPTSLPFLYRLVQLCHQAWMAVFSPFYRPPVQD; encoded by the exons ATGAAGAACGACTTGCCTGTGTCCTCAGCTGGACTCGGCGGGCCGGCAGGTTTCCTCAGGAGCAGCGAGCCTCTGTCCTTGTCTCCCGTGCCAGCCCCAGCGACCTCTTTGTTGGAGGAGGCTGCGGACTTGCTGGTGGTGCACCTGGACTTTGCTGCTGCTCTGGACAGGTGTGAGCGGGGCTGCGAAAGCCTTGCCTCGGACCCTGACTGTGAAAG CTCTGCGGAAGTGAAGTGTTCCCTGTGCATTGTGGGGATCCAGGCCCTGGCAGAGATGAACCGGTGGAGAGAAGTTCTGTCTTGGGTCCTACAGTATTACCAGGTCCCTGAACGTCTGCCTCCAAAAATTCTGGAACTGTG CATCCTTTTGTACAGCACAGTGAAGGAGCCCCATGTGATGTTGGAAGTTGACAGTTATTGGCTGAGAGATCTAACCAATCAGAGCCTGCCTTCATATGGCACTTTGATGGAGTTGCATCTGTTGCATGTGTTGCTTCCCCTTGGACAATTTGTGGAGGCAGAGGAGCTGGTACAGGGCTGTGACGCTCTCAACAAAGAGCAACAACTTGAGGCCCTGAGGACCATTAATGAGAGGAGGTATCAGTGGGTGCAACAGGAAGAGACGCAGTCAGCCCCCGAAGAGCAACCAGCCACAGCGAGGGAGAAGCTGTTAA GCTCTGTGTCCCGAAAGTTATTGACCATATTAACAGTGCTGCGTAGAGCACTGGGATCCATGTCAAGCCACTTCTGTTCCAGCCCTTACAAAAAGATGCTCTTGGCTGCTCTCATAGTATGCCTTGTGGTGGTGAGACTAGACCCGG CTGCTCCCACATCCCTGCCCTTCCTTTACAGGCTGGTCCAGCTCTGCCATCAGGCATGGATGGCTGTATTTTCTCCGTTCTATAGGCCTCCAGTTCAAGATTAA